One part of the Microbacterium aurugineum genome encodes these proteins:
- a CDS encoding ion channel, producing the protein MTGMREFQTGATPTSGTVFDGVSGYVIIFALLVVSYALCAAQRATDPSPWAFLVILVTVAVVFRVTGTPPVIQHVAWVILSAAGLATIITALSSAGGHVLDIVFSAATMVALLVAPVAIIGHQVKRRRLNLEALLAAITAYVFVGLFFTFAFNLLSLVSPASIFDGTDDDSLANQLFFSFTTLTTTGYGNLVPSTATSQAVAVAEAITGQLFLITAVARIMRGAGARAGVPAPSEESP; encoded by the coding sequence ATGACGGGGATGCGAGAGTTCCAGACGGGTGCGACGCCGACGTCCGGCACCGTCTTCGACGGGGTGTCGGGATACGTGATCATCTTCGCGCTGCTCGTCGTCTCCTACGCCTTGTGCGCGGCACAACGCGCCACGGATCCGAGCCCGTGGGCGTTCCTGGTCATCCTCGTGACGGTCGCCGTCGTGTTCCGCGTGACCGGGACACCGCCGGTGATCCAGCACGTGGCCTGGGTGATCCTGTCGGCGGCCGGGCTCGCGACGATCATCACGGCGCTCAGCAGCGCGGGCGGGCACGTACTCGACATCGTGTTCTCGGCCGCGACCATGGTCGCGCTCCTCGTGGCGCCGGTCGCGATCATCGGTCACCAGGTGAAGCGGCGTAGGCTCAACCTCGAAGCGCTCCTGGCAGCCATCACGGCCTACGTCTTCGTCGGCCTCTTCTTCACGTTCGCCTTCAACCTGCTCTCCCTCGTCTCCCCCGCCTCGATCTTCGACGGCACGGACGACGACTCGCTCGCCAACCAGCTCTTCTTCTCGTTCACGACGCTCACGACCACCGGCTACGGCAACCTCGTCCCCTCCACCGCGACGTCGCAGGCGGTCGCCGTCGCAGAGGCGATCACGGGACAGCTGTTCCTCATTACGGCCGTCGCGCGCATCATGCGCGGCGCAGGTGCTCGCGCGGGAGTCCCCGCCCCCTCCGAGGAGTCACCCTGA